The Streptomyces luteogriseus genome includes a window with the following:
- a CDS encoding RDD family protein: MSELVTGEAVALELRPARLPSRALAVLLDLVAAMAVYVAVTIVLVTSTASLDEAAQTALSIATFVLVLVGGPIAVETLSHGRSLGKLACGLRVVRDDGGPIRFRHALVRGLIGVIEILMTFGIVACIASFVSARGRRLGDVFAGTLVVRERIPVTRTGFVPPPPPWLAGRFSGLDLSAVPDGLWLAVRQYLTRMQQLDPQVGWSMAERLASDLAERTGAPVPQGVPPAAYLAAVVQERQAREARRAFGDDAGRAATSAAVPVTHGRAVSPEARGGTPAGHGPPVGAPGVASGPSVEERRTESPAGSAGPAGPAGERPGTGFVPPA, from the coding sequence GTGAGTGAGCTGGTGACGGGCGAGGCTGTGGCGTTGGAGCTGCGCCCCGCGAGGCTGCCCAGCAGGGCGCTGGCCGTGCTGCTCGATCTGGTGGCGGCGATGGCGGTCTACGTCGCGGTGACCATCGTGCTGGTGACGTCCACGGCCTCGCTCGACGAGGCGGCGCAGACGGCGCTGTCGATCGCGACGTTCGTTCTCGTGCTGGTGGGCGGGCCGATCGCGGTGGAGACGCTCAGCCACGGGCGGTCGCTCGGGAAACTGGCGTGCGGGCTGCGTGTCGTGCGGGACGACGGGGGCCCGATCCGCTTCCGGCATGCGCTGGTGAGGGGCTTGATCGGGGTGATCGAGATCCTGATGACCTTCGGGATCGTCGCCTGCATCGCCTCGTTCGTGTCGGCGCGCGGGCGGCGGCTGGGGGATGTGTTCGCGGGGACGCTCGTCGTGCGGGAGCGGATTCCGGTCACGCGGACCGGTTTCGTGCCGCCTCCGCCGCCGTGGCTTGCGGGGCGGTTCTCGGGGCTCGATCTGTCGGCGGTGCCGGACGGGTTGTGGCTCGCCGTCCGGCAGTACCTGACGCGTATGCAGCAGCTGGATCCGCAGGTGGGCTGGTCGATGGCGGAGCGGCTGGCGTCGGATCTGGCGGAGCGGACAGGGGCTCCGGTGCCGCAGGGTGTGCCGCCGGCGGCGTATCTGGCGGCGGTCGTGCAGGAACGGCAGGCGCGGGAAGCCAGGCGGGCTTTCGGAGACGATGCGGGCCGCGCGGCCACATCCGCCGCCGTCCCGGTGACGCATGGCCGAGCGGTCTCGCCCGAGGCTCGTGGCGGGACTCCCGCCGGCCACGGACCGCCGGTTGGGGCGCCCGGCGTGGCCTCCGGGCCGTCCGTCGAGGAGCGGCGCACGGAGTCACCGGCGGGCTCGGCGGGTCCCGCGGGTCCGGCCGGCGAACGGCCCGGTACCGGGTTCGTGCCGCCGGCCTAG
- a CDS encoding stage II sporulation protein M — translation MDLDVFVSAHRAEWDRLEALLRRRRRLNGAEADELVTLYQRTATHLSLIQSSAPDPQLTGRLSQLVARARSAVTGTRRASWRDVTSFLTHGFPAAVYKARHWWVPTALLSTAVAALLGWWIGTHPEVQASIAAPSELRELTRPGGQYETYYSSHPAASFAAQVWTNNAWAAALCLILGVFLGLPVLWILFQNMLNLGIGVGLMSSAGRLDTFLGLVLPHGLLELTAVFVAAGTGLRLGWTLIDPGPRTRRTALAEEGRAAIGMAMGLALVLFVSGAIEGFVTPSGLPTWARITIGVAAEVAFLAYVYVLGGRAARGGETGDVEAAERSATVPTAA, via the coding sequence ATGGACCTCGACGTCTTCGTCTCCGCCCACCGAGCGGAGTGGGACCGCCTCGAAGCCCTCCTCCGCCGCCGGCGCCGCCTCAACGGCGCCGAGGCCGACGAACTCGTCACCCTCTACCAGCGCACGGCGACCCACCTCTCCCTGATCCAGTCCAGCGCCCCGGACCCGCAGCTGACCGGAAGGCTCAGCCAACTGGTGGCACGCGCGCGTAGTGCCGTGACAGGCACCCGACGCGCCTCCTGGCGAGACGTCACCAGCTTCCTGACCCACGGTTTCCCCGCGGCCGTCTACAAGGCACGCCACTGGTGGGTGCCGACAGCGCTCCTGTCGACGGCAGTCGCCGCCCTCCTCGGCTGGTGGATCGGCACGCACCCCGAGGTCCAGGCCTCCATCGCCGCCCCGAGCGAACTCCGCGAGCTCACCCGTCCCGGCGGCCAGTACGAGACGTACTACTCCAGCCACCCGGCCGCGAGTTTCGCCGCCCAGGTCTGGACGAACAACGCCTGGGCGGCCGCCCTCTGCCTCATCCTGGGGGTCTTCCTCGGACTGCCGGTCCTCTGGATCCTCTTCCAGAACATGCTCAACCTCGGCATCGGCGTCGGCCTGATGTCCTCGGCCGGCCGCCTCGACACGTTCCTGGGCCTGGTCCTCCCGCACGGTCTCCTCGAACTGACCGCTGTCTTCGTCGCAGCCGGCACGGGCCTGCGCCTGGGCTGGACACTGATCGACCCCGGCCCCCGGACCCGGCGCACGGCTCTGGCGGAAGAGGGCCGAGCCGCCATAGGCATGGCCATGGGCCTCGCCCTCGTCCTCTTCGTCTCCGGCGCCATCGAAGGCTTCGTCACCCCGTCCGGTCTCCCCACCTGGGCCCGCATCACCATCGGCGTCGCCGCCGAAGTGGCTTTCCTGGCCTACGTCTACGTCCTGGGCGGCCGTGCCGCACGCGGGGGAGAGACCGGCGACGTCGAGGCGGCGGAACGCAGCGCGACCGTCCCCACAGCCGCCTGA
- a CDS encoding DUF58 domain-containing protein: protein MALTGRAALLAALGSLPVGIWEPSWTGILAVNAPLAVACACDFALAAPVRRLGLTRSGDTSVRLGDTADVTLTITNPSGRPLRARLRDAWPPSSWQPGTETTASRHRLSVPPGERRRITTRLRPTRRGDRRADRVTIRSYGPLGLFARQGTHSAPWTVRVLPPFTSRKHLPSKLARLRELDGRTSVLTRGEGTEFDSLREYVPGDDTRSIDWRATARQTTVAVRTWRPERDRHILLVLDTGRTSAGRVGDAPRLDASMDAALLLAALASRAGDRVDLLAYDRRVRALVQGRAAGDVLPALVNAMATLEPELVETDARGLTATALRTSPRRSLIVLLTTLDAAPVEEGLFPVLAQLTQRHTVLLASVADPHITDMARARGGVDAVYEAAAAAQAQSERHRTAEQLRRHGVTVVDATPDDLAPALADAYLALKASGRL, encoded by the coding sequence ATGGCACTCACCGGACGCGCCGCCCTCCTCGCGGCCCTGGGCTCCCTCCCCGTCGGCATCTGGGAGCCCAGCTGGACGGGCATCCTGGCGGTCAACGCCCCCTTGGCCGTGGCCTGCGCCTGCGACTTCGCGCTGGCCGCCCCCGTACGCCGACTCGGCCTGACCCGCTCCGGCGACACCTCCGTACGCCTCGGCGACACGGCGGACGTGACCCTGACCATCACCAACCCGTCCGGCCGCCCGCTCCGCGCCCGGCTCCGCGACGCCTGGCCCCCCAGCAGCTGGCAGCCCGGCACGGAAACGACGGCCTCCCGTCACCGCCTCTCGGTCCCGCCGGGCGAACGCCGCCGCATCACGACCCGCCTGCGCCCCACCCGCCGGGGCGACCGCCGGGCGGACCGCGTCACGATCCGCTCGTACGGCCCGCTCGGCCTGTTCGCCCGCCAGGGCACTCATAGCGCTCCCTGGACGGTTCGCGTCCTGCCCCCGTTCACCAGCCGAAAGCACCTGCCCTCGAAACTGGCCCGCCTTCGCGAACTGGACGGCCGCACCAGCGTCCTCACCCGCGGCGAGGGCACGGAGTTCGACAGCCTGCGCGAGTACGTCCCCGGCGATGACACGCGCTCCATCGACTGGCGCGCCACGGCCCGCCAGACCACGGTCGCCGTACGCACCTGGCGCCCCGAGCGCGACCGCCACATCCTCCTGGTCCTCGACACCGGCCGCACCTCGGCCGGCCGCGTGGGCGACGCGCCCCGTCTCGACGCCTCGATGGACGCGGCCCTCCTCCTCGCAGCCCTCGCCTCCCGCGCCGGCGACCGCGTGGACCTCCTCGCCTACGACCGTAGAGTCCGCGCCCTGGTCCAGGGCCGCGCCGCGGGCGACGTCCTTCCCGCCCTGGTCAACGCGATGGCCACGCTCGAACCAGAACTCGTCGAAACGGACGCGCGAGGTCTCACAGCCACTGCTCTCCGTACGTCTCCCCGCCGCTCCCTGATCGTCCTGCTCACCACCTTGGACGCGGCTCCCGTCGAAGAGGGCCTGTTCCCGGTCCTGGCCCAGCTCACCCAGCGCCACACGGTGTTGCTGGCATCGGTGGCCGACCCGCACATCACCGACATGGCGAGGGCCCGTGGCGGTGTCGACGCCGTCTACGAAGCTGCCGCAGCCGCCCAGGCCCAGTCGGAACGCCACCGCACGGCAGAACAACTCCGCCGCCACGGCGTCACGGTCGTCGACGCCACACCGGACGATCTCGCGCCGGCACTCGCGGACGCTTATCTGGCATTGAAGGCATCGGGACGCCTGTAA
- a CDS encoding AAA family ATPase: protein MDPTTDNAGQTGDPGTARDALEALRAEIAKAVVGQDPAVTGLVVALLCRGHVLLEGVPGVAKTLLVRALASALELDTKRVQFTPDLMPSDVTGSLVYDTRSAEFSFQPGPVFTNLLLADEINRTPPKTQSSLLEAMEERQVTVDGTPRPLPDPFLVAATQNPVEYEGTYPLPEAQLDRFLLKLTIPLPSRQDEIDVLTRHAEGFNPRDLHAAGVRPVAGPADLEAARAAVAKTTISPEITAYVVDICRATRESPSLGLGVSPRGATALLATARAWAWLTGRDYVIPDDVKALALPTLRHRVQLRPEAEMEGVTADSVINAILAHVPVPR, encoded by the coding sequence ATGGACCCGACCACTGACAACGCCGGGCAGACCGGGGACCCGGGCACCGCCCGCGACGCCCTGGAGGCCCTGCGCGCCGAGATCGCCAAGGCCGTGGTCGGCCAGGACCCCGCCGTCACCGGCCTCGTCGTCGCCCTGCTCTGCCGCGGCCACGTCCTCCTCGAAGGCGTCCCCGGCGTCGCCAAGACCCTCCTGGTCCGAGCCCTCGCCTCCGCCCTCGAACTCGACACCAAACGCGTCCAGTTCACCCCCGACCTCATGCCGAGCGACGTGACCGGCTCCCTGGTCTACGACACCCGCAGCGCCGAGTTCTCCTTCCAGCCCGGCCCGGTCTTCACCAACCTCCTCCTCGCCGACGAGATCAACCGCACGCCCCCCAAGACCCAGTCGTCCCTCCTGGAAGCCATGGAGGAACGCCAGGTCACCGTCGACGGCACCCCCCGCCCCCTCCCCGACCCCTTCCTGGTCGCAGCGACCCAGAACCCGGTCGAGTACGAGGGCACCTACCCCCTCCCGGAAGCCCAGCTGGACCGCTTCCTGCTCAAACTCACCATCCCCCTCCCGTCCCGCCAGGACGAGATCGACGTCCTCACTCGCCACGCGGAGGGCTTCAACCCACGCGACCTCCACGCCGCCGGCGTACGCCCCGTGGCGGGTCCGGCCGACCTGGAGGCGGCCCGCGCAGCGGTCGCCAAGACGACGATCTCCCCGGAGATCACCGCCTACGTCGTCGACATCTGCCGCGCCACCCGCGAGTCGCCGTCCCTCGGCCTCGGCGTCTCACCCCGAGGCGCGACGGCCCTCCTGGCCACCGCCCGCGCCTGGGCCTGGCTGACCGGCCGCGACTACGTCATCCCCGACGACGTGAAGGCCCTCGCCCTCCCCACCCTCCGCCACCGCGTACAGCTCCGCCCGGAGGCCGAAATGGAAGGCGTGACGGCCGACTCCGTCATCAACGCGATCCTCGCCCACGTCCCCGTCCCCCGCTGA
- a CDS encoding DUF4350 domain-containing protein has product MTTEATLTPTSASPTARQVWTRARGIALALVILLAGAVAIAVVRSDARHGELDPRSADPGGSRAIAELLADRGVDTRVVTTLDEAATAAGPDTTLLVATPDLLTPGQQTRLHRAFADSHGRTVLVASGSASIERLAPGVTADPATSLDSTLSPDCALPAARRAGTADTGGVRYTTTHLGADACYPSERLATLLRLPDEKGNGDTIALGAPDILLNDRLDEQGNASLALQLLGSRPHLVWYLPSLSDTSATDTDDERGFFDLLPSGWLWGTLQLFVAAALAALWRARRLGPLVPERLPVAIRASETAEGRARLYRKTDARDRAADALRSTTRTRLAPLVGVPVTQAHTPESLLPALSAHLHGDGRDQHALLFGPPPSDDAALIALADRLDALEREVRRP; this is encoded by the coding sequence ATGACCACCGAGGCCACCCTCACACCCACCTCGGCCTCGCCCACCGCCCGCCAAGTGTGGACCCGCGCGCGCGGCATCGCGCTCGCCCTCGTGATCCTCCTCGCGGGCGCCGTCGCCATCGCCGTCGTCCGCTCCGACGCCCGCCACGGCGAACTCGACCCGCGCTCCGCCGACCCGGGCGGCAGCCGCGCCATCGCCGAACTCCTCGCCGACCGGGGCGTGGACACCCGCGTGGTCACCACCCTGGACGAGGCAGCCACCGCGGCCGGCCCGGACACGACCCTCCTGGTCGCCACCCCCGACCTGCTGACCCCCGGTCAGCAGACCCGGCTGCACCGCGCGTTCGCCGACTCCCACGGCCGCACCGTCCTGGTCGCGTCCGGCAGCGCCTCCATCGAACGGCTCGCCCCCGGCGTCACCGCAGACCCCGCCACCAGCCTCGACTCGACGCTCTCCCCCGACTGCGCCCTGCCCGCCGCCCGACGCGCAGGCACCGCCGACACGGGCGGCGTCCGCTACACCACCACCCACCTCGGCGCCGACGCCTGCTACCCCAGCGAACGCCTGGCCACCCTGCTCCGACTCCCGGACGAGAAGGGGAACGGCGACACCATCGCCCTCGGCGCGCCGGACATCCTCCTCAACGACCGCCTCGACGAGCAGGGCAACGCCTCGCTCGCCCTCCAACTCCTCGGCTCCCGCCCCCATCTGGTCTGGTACCTCCCCTCGCTCTCCGACACGTCGGCCACCGACACCGACGACGAACGCGGCTTCTTCGACCTGCTCCCCTCGGGCTGGCTCTGGGGCACCCTGCAACTCTTCGTCGCCGCAGCCCTGGCCGCCCTCTGGAGGGCACGCCGACTGGGCCCCCTCGTGCCCGAAAGACTCCCCGTCGCGATCCGCGCCTCCGAAACCGCCGAAGGCCGCGCCCGCCTCTACCGCAAGACCGACGCCCGCGACCGCGCGGCCGACGCTCTTCGCTCCACCACCCGCACCCGCCTCGCCCCCCTCGTAGGTGTCCCCGTCACTCAGGCGCACACGCCCGAATCCCTGCTCCCCGCCCTGTCCGCCCACCTCCACGGCGACGGCAGGGACCAGCACGCCCTCCTCTTCGGACCACCGCCCAGCGACGACGCAGCACTCATCGCACTCGCCGACCGACTCGACGCCCTCGAAAGAGAGGTACGCCGTCCATGA